Proteins encoded together in one Kribbella voronezhensis window:
- a CDS encoding ubiquitin-like small modifier protein 1 → MKVGVRLPTVLRPFAGDAERVEVEPAEATVGGVFATLEGDHPALRRRLVDEQGALRRHVNVFLGNDNVRDLNGLSTPLSDGDELLILPSVAGG, encoded by the coding sequence ATGAAGGTCGGGGTGCGGCTGCCGACGGTGCTGAGACCGTTCGCGGGCGATGCGGAGCGGGTCGAGGTCGAGCCGGCGGAGGCGACGGTCGGCGGCGTCTTCGCCACGCTGGAAGGTGATCATCCGGCGCTGCGGCGCCGGCTGGTCGACGAGCAGGGCGCGCTCCGCCGGCACGTCAACGTCTTCCTCGGCAACGACAACGTCCGCGACCTGAACGGCCTGAGCACACCGCTGTCCGACGGCGACGAACTCCTCATCCTCCCCAGCGTCGCCGGCGGCTGA